TTACTAAGGCGTGTTCTCATTTCAATCGATCGTCCTATAAATGGATTAAAGATGGCTAAATTTTGCCAAACAGCGTCAAATAGTCAGTCAATAGCTCGATATTGTCTGCACTACTTTTTCATTTGGCGACAATTTATCTCATTTTCATCATCATGTTAAAAATGAGAACACGCCCTAAATATTTTTTATTTATATTAATATGAGTGCATTATGGCAACTGACGTAACCAATACCTCATCGACAGACCACACGCATGCACGCAGCAGCACTGCTGAGCAGCGTTATGTTATCTGTATGAAATGGGGTGACAAATACGGCGCTGAGTACGTCAACCGTCTTTATAATATGGTCAGTCGCCATTTGACCTTAGACTTTCAAATGATCTGCCTCACTGATGATAGCAGCGGTATCGACCCTGCTGTGACTTGCCATCCTATTCCAAAGATGGATTTGCCTGCTGGACCTGAGCGTGGTTGGAAAAAACTCACGACTTTCAAACCTGAACTATATGGTCTTAAAGGTGTGGCTTTATTTTTAGATATCGACATTGTTATTGTTGATAACATAGACGCCTTTTTTACCTATCAAGCTCAGCACAAAGACAGCGTGGTAATTATCCGTGATTGGAAAAAACCGTGGCGAATGATCGGTAATAGCTCTGTTTATCGTTTCAATATTGGCATGAACACTTATCCTGATTTGCTCGCAAATTTTGAGCGTAACTTTGCCACCATTCGTACCCAAGTGCGCCATGAGCAGGCTTATCTGTCTAACTATTTACGTGAGCATCATCATTTAGAGTATTGGGATAAAACATGGTGTGTCAGCTTCAAGTACCAATGCATCGCCCCTATTCCCTTTAACTTTGTGCGTGCGCCTACTCTGCCGGATGGCGCAAAGATTGTCATCTTTCATGGTGAGATTAATCCGCCAGATGCCATCAATGGTAGCGGCGGCAAGTGGTATCGTCATGTTAAGCCAAGCCCTTGGCTAAAAGATTATTGGCGATAAACCCATAGGAAATACCATGAAAGCAGATGATGAAAAGCAAATAGATATTGTGATTGCTTGGGTAGATGGTGATGAGCCACTGCTTAAAAAAAAGAGAGCGCGTTATCAAAAAACAACCAGCGCGGCATCTGATGCTATCAGCTCAACACGTTTCGCCAGTAACGATGAAATATATTACAATATTGCCTCCATCATAAAATACGTACCTTTCTGTCGACATATCTATATCGTCACCGACCAACAACAACCGGCACTGATTGAAGCATTTGCTGAACAAGATATTTGTGCAAAAGACAAGATACGTATCATCGATCATAAAG
This region of Psychrobacter sp. JCM 18902 genomic DNA includes:
- a CDS encoding glycosyltransferase; translation: MKWGDKYGAEYVNRLYNMVSRHLTLDFQMICLTDDSSGIDPAVTCHPIPKMDLPAGPERGWKKLTTFKPELYGLKGVALFLDIDIVIVDNIDAFFTYQAQHKDSVVIIRDWKKPWRMIGNSSVYRFNIGMNTYPDLLANFERNFATIRTQVRHEQAYLSNYLREHHHLEYWDKTWCVSFKYQCIAPIPFNFVRAPTLPDGAKIVIFHGEINPPDAINGSGGKWYRHVKPSPWLKDYWR